The nucleotide sequence GCCCATATCGGTGAAATACGGGAATTCGGTCGGGTAGGCTTTGCGGAAGGCGTTGTTCTTGTTGAGCATGCGGTCGAAGGTAAACACCACGTCATCCGCACCGAAGTCACGCGTCGGCTTGAAGTAATCCGTGGTCTGGATCTTCACGCCCTTGCGCAGATGGAAGGTGTAGGACAAGCCATCAGCAGCCACGTCCCATTTTTCCGCCAGACCCGGCACTACCTTGGTGCCACCGCGCTGGAATTGCACCAGTCGGTTGAAAACGGTTTCGGCGGCGGCATCGAAGTCCGTGCCGGTGGTGTACTGACCCGGGTCGAAACCGGCCGGGCTACCTTCCGAGCAATATACGAGCGTACCAGCAGCTTGCGCGGCCATCGAGGCCGTGGCGATCAGGCCGGCGGCCAGCAGCATTTTTTTTGCAGCTTGCATGTGTTCTTTCCTTTTCCTTTGTACAGACTTCGTGTTTTTTATCGATCGTCCGATCTCTTTAAGCGCTTTTTGGGCTGCTTTGGTCGGATACATTATGCAGAGAGGGGCAGTTTGACAAGCACCCCTCCCCTGTTTTCAGTCATTTATTGCGCGTGCACAGCAGTTGTCAGGCAAAAACTAGCACTTTTTAACCACAACGCTGCCGACCGAATAACCGGCACCAAACGAGGAAATGACCCCGATATCGCCGGTTTGCAAACCACTACGGCACAGATGAAAAGCAATGATCGAGCCAGCCGAGCTGGTATTGGCATAGCGATCCAGAATCACCGGAGCCTCCTGTTCCGCGGCATCGCGGCCCAGTACACGGCGGGCAATCAGCTGGTTCATCGCCAGATTGGCCTGATGCAGCCAGAAACGGCTGACCTGCTGCGGCTGGATGTCCAGGCTTTCCAGATGCTGCCCGATGTGCTCACCCACCATCGGGCACACTTCCTTGAAGACCTTGCGCCCCTGCTGCACAAACAGCTTGTCGATCTGGCCGATGCCCTGCTCGTCGCAACGATTCAGGAAACCGAAATTGTTGCGGATATTATTGGAGAACACGGTGGCCAGGCGGGTGCCGAGGATTTCGAACTGCTCGGCCGCAGTGGCCGACTCGGCGGCTTCCAGCACAATGGCCGTGCAGGCATCACCAAAGATGAAGTGGCTGTCGCGGTCGCGGAAGTTAAGGTGGGCCGAGCAGATTTCCGGGCTGATGACCAGCACCGCACGCGCCTGGCCGCTCTGGATGGCATTGACCGCAGTCTGAATGCCAAATGTGGCAGAAGAACAAGCCACATTCATATCGAAGGCATAACCCTGCACGCCCAGCGCCTGCTGAATTTCAATGGACACGGCCGGATAGGGGCGCTGCATATTGGAACAAGCCACCAATACCATATCGATGTCAGCCGCGCTTCTGCCCGCCTGGGCCAGCGCCGCCGTGGCGGCGGCCACGCCCATTTCGGCCTGGATGGACAATGCGTCGTTGCTGCGCTCCGGCAGGTAGGGCGTCATCCGCGCCGGGTCCAGCACCCCATCCTTGTTCATCAGATAGCGTTGCTTGATGCCGGAAGCCTTCTCGATGAATTCCGCACTGGATTCGGCCAGCGCGGTCAGGCTGCCGGCAGCGATTTCGGCCGCATGCTGCTGGTTGTATGCAGCGACATAGTGATTGAAAGCAACAACCAGCTCTTCGTTGCTGACGGCATGCGGCGGGGTAAACAGGCCGGTGCCGCTGATGACCACTTTCTTCATATTCCCTGTCTCTCTGACAAAAACGCCGCCAGCAATAGGTTCTGCCCTTACCACAGCAAGCGGTACGGCAGCAGCGCACAGCAGGCGGCATTTGTGATTGCACCCATGTAAACGGGCGTTTGCTCGAATGATACACCAAGCCCTGCACAGCCTGTAATTAATGCCCCCGGCCGTTTATAAACCTAGTAAAATGCTCAACTTTGCTGCACTTGCGTCGCAGGTCTGGGATGCTTTGCAACAACCATGTGCGCATGGATGCATTTATAGTTGACCAAATTAGTCGGGAATTGGGTATAATAAGCCCAACCACCCACCGGAGTTTAAGATCATGCGTCTCACCACCAAAGGCCGCTTTGCGGTAACCGCCATGCTCGACCTTGCCATGCGCGAAGCCAATGGCCCGGTGACACTGGCCGGCATCAGCGAACGCCAGAGCATTTCCCTTTCCTACCTGGAACAACTGTTTGGCAAACTGCGCCGTTCCGAACTGGTTGACAGCGTGCGCGGCCCTGGCGGCGGTTACACCCTGGCCCGCGTCCCGGCCGATATCTCGGTGGCAGACATCATCGCCGCCGTGGACGAGCCGGTTGACGCCACCCAGTGCGGCGGCCGCGAAAACTGTCATGACAACCACCGCTGCATGACCCACGACTTGTGGACCAACCTGAACGCCACCATTTTCGACTATCTGGCCAAGGTAACCCTGGGCAGCCTGGTTGAAAAGCAGCGCGCCAAGGAAGCAGCCGCCAAAGATAGCAATGTAATGCAGGACAAGCGCGAAAGCAGCACCCGTACTGCTGCCTCCGCCTCCAGCGCACTGTAAGCGCACCGCATCCCCGGAGAATTGATAATGAGTCAGCTCAAGCTTCCCATCTACCTCGACTATTCGGCCACTACCCCGGTCGATCCCCGCGTTGCCGCCAAGATGATTCCCTATCTGACCGAGCAGTTCGGCAACCCGGCGTCGCGTAGCCACAGCTTTGGCTGGACGGCAGAAGAGGCGGTAGAGAATGCGCGGGCAGAAGTGGCCAAGCTCCTGAATGCCGACCCCAAGGAAATCGTCTGGACCTCCGGTGCCACCGAGTCTGACAACCTGGCCATCAAGGGCGCCGCCCAGTTCTACAAGAGCCGTGGCAAGCACATCATCACCGTCAAGACCGAACACAAGGCGGTGCTGGATACCTGTCGCGAGCTGGAACGCCAGGGCTTTGAAGTCACTTATCTGGGCGTGCAGGAAAACGGCCTGATCGACATCGAAGAATTCAAGGCGGCCATTCGTCCGGACACCATTCTGGTGTCGGTGATGTACGTCAACAATGAAATCGGCGTGATTCAGGACATTCCGCAGATCGGCGAGATCTGCCGCGAAAAAGGCATCATCTTCCATGTCGATGCCACCCAGGCACCCGGCAAGGTGAAGATGGACATGAATGTGCTGAAGGTGGACCTGATGAGCCTGTCCGCCCACAAGGCCTACGGCCCCAAGGGTATTGGTGCACTGTATGTGCGTCGCAAGCCGCGCGTGCGCCTGGAAGCCCAGATGCACGGTGGTGGCCACGAGCGCGGCTTCCGTTCCGGCACCCTGCCCACCCACCAGATCGTCGGCATGGGCGAGGCTTTCCGCCTGGCACGTGAAGAGATGGACAGCGAGAGCGAACGCATCCGCATGCTGCGCGACCGTCTGTGGAACGGCATCAAGGATATGGAAGAGGTGTACATCAATGGCGACATCGACCAGCGTGTACCGCACAACCTCAATGTCAGCTTCAACTTCGTCGAAGGCGAAAGCCTGATCATGGCGATCAAGGACCTGGCCGTTTCCAGCGGTTCGGCCTGTACCTCGGCCTCGCTGGAGCCGTCCTATGTGCTGCGCGCACTGGGCCGTAACGACGAGATGGCACACAGCTCCATCCGCTTCACCCTGGGCCGCTTCACCACCGAAGAAGAAATCGACTTCGCCATTGCGCTGTTGAAAGATAAAATCGGCAAGCTGCGCGAACTGTCCCCGCTGTGGGAGATGTTCAAGGAAGGCGTAGACCTGAATTCGGTACAGTGGGCCGCACACTGAACATTCAATGATTTACGGGGTGGGCCAGCCAGTTTGGCCGGCCCCGTCAGCAGGAGAGAGAACCATGGCATACAGCGACAAGTTGATGGATCACTACGAGAACCCGCGCAATGTAGGTTCCTTCGAAAAGGGCGATGACAGCGTGGGCACCGGCATGGTGGGTGCACCGGCCTGTGGCGACGTGATGAAGCTGCAGATCAAGGTCAACGCCGATGGCGTGATCGAAGACGCCAAATTCAAAACCTACGGCTGTGGCTCGGCCATTGCTTCGTCGTCCTTGGTCACCGAATGGGTGAAAGGCAAATCGCTGGACGAAGCCATGTCCATCAAGAATACCGCCATCGCCGAAGAGCTGGCCTTGCCGCCGGTAAAGATCCACTGCTCCATCCTGGCCGAAGACGCCATCAAGGCAGCAGTCAGCGACTACAAGCAAAAGCACGGCAAGTAAGGAGCACGACATGGCTATCACTCTGTCCGCCAGCGCGGCCAACCACGTCAGCCAGTTTCTGGCCAAACGCGGCAAGGGCCTGGGCATTCGTCTGGGGGTGAAAACCTCCGGCTGCTCCGGCATGGCTTACAAGTTGGAGTTTGTCGACTCGGCCATCGAGGACGACATCACCTTCGAAAGCCATGGCGTCACCGTCTTCACCGATGCCAAGAGCCTGGCCTATCTGGACGGCACCGAACTGGATTACTCCAAGGAAGGGCTTAACGAAGGTTTCAAGTTCAACAACCCCAACGTGAAAAACGAATGTGGTTGTGGCGAAAGCTTCAACGTCTGATTGCGCGCCTTCGCGCCACACTGTCGTGGATGGCCGCTGCTAGCGGCCATCTGCCAGTCAACCAGCAGTTTCCCAGCCCAAGGCCATGACCACCGAATTCTCCCAGGATTTCTTCCAGCTGTTCGGCCTGTCGCGCCGCTTCGCGCTGGATAGCCAGCAACTCGAACAATCCTGGCGCGCCGCCGCCGCCGCCGTCCACCCAGACCGTTACGCCAGCAGCCCGGATGCGGAAAAGCGCATGGCTTTGATGCAGGCCACCCATGTCAACGAAGCCTATCAGACCCTGAAAAGCCCGCTGCGCCGTGGCCGTTACCTGCTATCGCTGCAGGGTGTGGATACCCAGGAAGAAACCAATACCAGCATGCCGCTGGACTTCCTGATGGCCCAGATGGAATGGCGCGAAAGCATCGAAGAAGCGCGCGAAAGCAGTGATGTCGACGCACTGGAAACCCTGTCCTCCCGCCTGCGCAGCGAAAAGCGCGCGCTGGAAGCCGAACTGGGCGAGGCGCTGGACACCACAGCAGACTTGGACGCAGCTGCGGT is from Aquitalea aquatilis and encodes:
- the iscR gene encoding Fe-S cluster assembly transcriptional regulator IscR, coding for MRLTTKGRFAVTAMLDLAMREANGPVTLAGISERQSISLSYLEQLFGKLRRSELVDSVRGPGGGYTLARVPADISVADIIAAVDEPVDATQCGGRENCHDNHRCMTHDLWTNLNATIFDYLAKVTLGSLVEKQRAKEAAAKDSNVMQDKRESSTRTAASASSAL
- the hscB gene encoding Fe-S protein assembly co-chaperone HscB, with translation MTTEFSQDFFQLFGLSRRFALDSQQLEQSWRAAAAAVHPDRYASSPDAEKRMALMQATHVNEAYQTLKSPLRRGRYLLSLQGVDTQEETNTSMPLDFLMAQMEWRESIEEARESSDVDALETLSSRLRSEKRALEAELGEALDTTADLDAAAVMVRKLRFLEKLDQEIGDAIETLLG
- the iscU gene encoding Fe-S cluster assembly scaffold IscU, translating into MAYSDKLMDHYENPRNVGSFEKGDDSVGTGMVGAPACGDVMKLQIKVNADGVIEDAKFKTYGCGSAIASSSLVTEWVKGKSLDEAMSIKNTAIAEELALPPVKIHCSILAEDAIKAAVSDYKQKHGK
- a CDS encoding beta-ketoacyl-ACP synthase III; this encodes MKKVVISGTGLFTPPHAVSNEELVVAFNHYVAAYNQQHAAEIAAGSLTALAESSAEFIEKASGIKQRYLMNKDGVLDPARMTPYLPERSNDALSIQAEMGVAAATAALAQAGRSAADIDMVLVACSNMQRPYPAVSIEIQQALGVQGYAFDMNVACSSATFGIQTAVNAIQSGQARAVLVISPEICSAHLNFRDRDSHFIFGDACTAIVLEAAESATAAEQFEILGTRLATVFSNNIRNNFGFLNRCDEQGIGQIDKLFVQQGRKVFKEVCPMVGEHIGQHLESLDIQPQQVSRFWLHQANLAMNQLIARRVLGRDAAEQEAPVILDRYANTSSAGSIIAFHLCRSGLQTGDIGVISSFGAGYSVGSVVVKKC
- the iscA gene encoding iron-sulfur cluster assembly protein IscA, giving the protein MAITLSASAANHVSQFLAKRGKGLGIRLGVKTSGCSGMAYKLEFVDSAIEDDITFESHGVTVFTDAKSLAYLDGTELDYSKEGLNEGFKFNNPNVKNECGCGESFNV
- a CDS encoding IscS subfamily cysteine desulfurase, with translation MSQLKLPIYLDYSATTPVDPRVAAKMIPYLTEQFGNPASRSHSFGWTAEEAVENARAEVAKLLNADPKEIVWTSGATESDNLAIKGAAQFYKSRGKHIITVKTEHKAVLDTCRELERQGFEVTYLGVQENGLIDIEEFKAAIRPDTILVSVMYVNNEIGVIQDIPQIGEICREKGIIFHVDATQAPGKVKMDMNVLKVDLMSLSAHKAYGPKGIGALYVRRKPRVRLEAQMHGGGHERGFRSGTLPTHQIVGMGEAFRLAREEMDSESERIRMLRDRLWNGIKDMEEVYINGDIDQRVPHNLNVSFNFVEGESLIMAIKDLAVSSGSACTSASLEPSYVLRALGRNDEMAHSSIRFTLGRFTTEEEIDFAIALLKDKIGKLRELSPLWEMFKEGVDLNSVQWAAH